Part of the Fibrobacter sp. UWP2 genome, GCATTAATGGCAGACTGCAACACGTCGAGGAATACGTTTTTTTCGATTTGGAACTTCATAAACTATGCACCCCTTTGAATCAAAGTCGTTCCCACAAAGAAAATCACTGCGATTGCGGCCAAAGCCACAATAATCCACTTGTTCATGGAATTTGTCTTTTTAGGCACAAAATTTTTGGCGTTCTGTTTGGCGCGCCTACGTTCACTTCGGCTCATATTAAGTCTCCATTGTTTTTACGCTTAAAAACTACTATTTTTGAAGGAGAACGAGGTTTTTTTATGGATAAAACGACGTTAAATAAGCTCAAAAACAAAGCGGCGGGGTTTGCCTCCGGTGCGCTTACTCGGGTGGAGCTCGTAGCAGAAGAAAACCGCCTCAAGCAAAAGTTCCAGGCCCTGGGCCAAAAGCTGTATTCGGCTGTGCAGGGGGACCTTTTGAACGCCATGAAGGACGACCCGCTGGTGGTAGCCCTTTTGGGGGAGATTGAAGAGACCAAGAAGAAAATCGCCGACCTCGAAAACAAGATCGAGGGCAAGGGTCCGGAAGCCAAGTGAAGAAGGTCGAGATACACGTATTCCCCGACAAGACCACGGGCAGCAAGAACTACAGGTTCTCGTTTGTGGGCCTTGTGGTCGCCGTCGTGTGCGTCGTGCTCGCCGTGGTAGGCTTTTTTGTTTTTTCGCCCGACCGCATTGCCGACAACCTCTCCAACGGGAACGCGCTCGCGGTGTACCGCCAGAACAAGGTCATTAAAAAAGAGATCAAGCAGATTCGCGAATCGGTGGACGAGTCCATTTTGCAGGCCGAAGAGATCCGCTCGCTGCGCGACAGCACCGTCTACATGGGCGGACTCGGTTTTACGCTCGAGGAGACGACGAACGAGGTGCTCGAGGGTCCTCGCAAAAGCTTGAACGAAATGGAAAAGACCTTCCACAAGCTCATAGACCGCCTGGAGGGCGACTCCGCCTTGGCGGCCGCGATTCCCGTGATTCACCCGTTCAAGAACGGGCATGCGGTCAAGAACCGCTTCGAAATGATTTACGATCCGTTCACCGAGCAGGAACTGCCGCACCGCGGCATCGACTACGTGGCGCAGGTGGGCGATACCGTCGTGGCGACGGGCGCAGGCACCGTGGTCGAGGTCCGTTCCCATCGCGGGTTCGGGCTCTCCATGAAAATCGAGCACCTTCCCAAGGTCCGCACGTTCTATGCGCATCTGGGCAAGGCGCTGGTGCAAAATGGTGCCAAGGTCAAGCGTGGTGACCCCATCGCCATCATTGGCGAGAGCGGTCGCGAGTCCAGCGTGGGCTTGCACTACGAAATCCGCCTAGACGGCGTGCCCATCAACCCCGAAGACTATTTTATAACAAAGTAACAGGAGCTGCTTATGGCCTCTTCTCCGTTTGAACAGAACATCATTGCCATGGTGTGGGATTGCGACAAGACGCTTATCAGCTCTTACATGCAGGAGCCCCTGTTCCGCCATTTTAATGTGGACGGCGCACAGTTCTGGAAAGAGGTGAACGGCCTCAAGGCATACTACGGCAGGCAGGGAATCTCGGTGAACCAGGACACCAGCTACCTGAACCATATCTTGACCTACGTGAAGGCTGGTCTCTTCAAGGGGCTAAACAACCGCCTGCTTCGCGAATTCGGCAAGGAGCTCGTTTTTTACCCGGGCCTTCCGGAATTCTTTGGCGAAATCAAAAAGCTCATTGAGGACGATCCCAAGTACAAGGCGTTCGACATCCGCCTGGAACATTACGTTGTTAGTACCGGTTTTGCCGAGACCATTCGCGGGAGCGCCATAGCACCTTTTGTTGAGGGTATTTTTGGTTGCGAGTTTATTGAAGTCCCTGCGTCGGTGGGCTACCCACAAGACGGGGACTCCGGGCACGGCGAGATATCGCAAATAGCCTGCGCCCTCGACAACACTTCCAAGACCCGCTACCTGTTCGAGATCAACAAGGGCAGCAACAAGTACCCCGACACCATCGACGTGAATTCGACGATTGCACGCGAGGTGCGTCGCGTGCCCTTCGAGAACATGGTGTATGTGGCCGACGGCCCCTCGGACGTGCCCGCCTTCAGCATTTTGAACTACAATGGCGGAAGCACGTTCGCCGTGTACCCTGCGGGCGATGTGAATGCCTTTAAGCAGGTGGACGCGCTGCGCCGCGACGGCCGTGTGCAGATGTTCGGCGAGGCCGACTACCGCCCCGCCAAGCAGTCGTGGCTGTGGCTGACCGAAAAGGCGCGTGCCATCGCCGACTCGATTGCCGCCAAAAAGCAGGCCGCCATCAAGAACAGCGCCAGCAACCCTCCGACACACCTGAACTAGGGCGCGAGTTTATTATATTTAGCTTACCCTAGGTCGGTGGTGGCGGACGGGCGGTACTTTCCGTCAACATGCGCTGCCGGCTCGGAAGCGTTCCATACTTTTGGAAGGCTTTTTAGGGTATTTACTATCAAGTTTTGCTTTTACTTTTAGGAGTTTTAATGGCAAATAAGTGTAAGCGCGGAATCTTGATTAGCAAGACGCCCTACGAAAAGCGCATCGCCATCATGGAAGACGGCGAACTTGCGGAATTGGTCGTAGAGAGCGTCTCGTCTACTCGAGTTCTGGGCAATATATATAAGGGTGTCGTTCAAAAGGTGCTCCCCGCCTTGAAGGCCGCGTTCATCGATATCGGTCTCGAAAAGGCAGGGTTCCTCCATCAGGACGATGCCATGGACAGGAACGAGTTGTTGCGTCGCGAATATGGCGACGACGACGACGAGGGCGGCACTTCCAAGGAAGTCTCCATTGACGAGATTCTCCAGGAAGGCCAGGAAATCATGGTCCAGGTGGTCAAGGAACCGATCAGCACCAAGGGCGCCCGTTTGACGACGCACTTGAGCTTTGCCGGGCGTTTCCTTGTGTGCATGCCCGGCACCAACTTCATTGGCGTTTCAAAGCGTGAACGCGACCCGGCCAAGCGCCGCGAGTTCAAGAAGGTGGTTCGCCGCCTCAAGGCCCGCGACGTGGGCTACATCGTGCGCACTAACGGCCTCAACGAGTCGGAGTTCGAAATCAGCAAGCAGATGCGCGAACTCGAGAGCAAGTGGGAACAGACGAAGTACAACTTCGAGAACCAGCCTGCCGAGACCTGCATTTACGAGGAGTCGGATTCCATTGAACAGACGGTGCGCGAATACTTCGGTGACAACACCGACTACGTGTACATCGACAACCGCGACGAGTACTTCGCCCTTCGCGACTACCTCAAGGTGCTCTCGCCCGACAAACTCGACAAGGTGAAACTCTGGAGCAGCAGCGAAAGCCTGTTCGAATACTTCAAGATCGAGAACGACTACGCCCGTTCTTTGCAGCGCCAGGTACCGCTCCCGCGAGGTGGCAATCTAGTGATTGAACAGACCGAGGCGCTCGTGTCCATTGACGTGAACACCGGTCCCAAGGTGCACGGCAAGGACCAGGGCAAGATTATCCTCGAAACAAACATTGACGCCTGCCACGAAATCGCAAAGCAGCTCCGCCTGCGCGATGTGGGCGGTCTCATCATCATCGACTTCATCGACATGGAAACGGACGCCGACCGCGAGGCGGTGTACCAGGAGTTCCGCAAGGCGATCCGCCGCGACAAGGCTCCTATTAGCCCGGCCCCCATCAGCCAGTTCGGCCTCATGGAAGTGACCCGCAAGCGCGTCCGCGTGAACCTCATGACCGAGAAGACGGAACTCTGCCCCATTTGCCACGGCGGTGGCCGCATCCCGACCATGGAATCCACGCTTGGCATGATTGACCGCTGGATGGCCCGCGCCCGCGCCAAGGGACACATCCGTGAAATCACGATGGTCGTCGGTACGCAGCTCGTGGACGTGCTCTGCCGCGACATGGCCCGCATGTTCCACTACCTGGAGTACAAGCATGGCATGAAGATCAACCTGGTGGAAGACGATCATGCCCATACGAACCAGTTTTGGATGTACAACAAGGCCAACGAGGACATTACCGAAGAATACAACTTCGCCTAATAGAACCGCTTGTTGCAAACAAATTAAAGGCGCCTCGCATAAAGCGATGCGTCTTTTTTAGTGCTATCCAGAACAACGAATTGCGAAGGATGTAGGGATGCAGTAAAAGAAAAAGCCTGCGGCAAGGGCCGCAGACTCTTTTTTTGATTGGGTTTTTAAACGCTAGTCGTTGACATCGATCTCATGCTGGACAGCCTTGCCGCGGCGCACGCCCATCAAGAAGTCTCGTACCGATTCCTTGATGACTTCGCCGGCGACGGTAATGGTGTATTCCAGGCGGGAGATGTACACGCCCGTACCGACCAACTTGCCGTTGCTCGAACGCATATTCCAGGCGAGGAAGATGTTGCCACTGTTGGTAAGGCAGTTCTTGCCTTCGCCATAGATGCCTTCGTCGGCGCACGTGAACGAGCCTGCTTCACCGTTAATATAGTGACCCAGGTGACTGTAGTAGTGCGTGCGGTACCTGAGCACGATTTCCTCGGGCTTGATCACAGAGGTGAGACCCTTGGCGAATTCGTCGATGTTGCTTGCGTTCAGGTTGCCCGACTTGATGGAGTTGATAATCAGGTTGCTGATGCCGTATTCCTCGAGTTTTTCGGCGCTGATGGCTCCGCTTGCAATGGAGTCGAGCACGCTTTGCTCGGTGGCGTACGGGTAGGTGACCACGGTGTCGCGGCTCAGGTCAATGGCTTCTTGGACAAGTTCTGCGATGGTGTTCATGTCGTCATTCGAGAGACCTAGGGTTTTGTAGTTGCTCGCAGTGATGACCCCTGCCATAATGCCCGCCACGACATCTTCCGAGAGGTTGCTTTGACCGAGTTGGTCGTTGCGGATGTCCTCGAAGAGTTGCAGTGTGGCGACGTCCTCAGAAATCTTGTTGATGGTGACGACCGAGTCCTTCATGTAGCGCTCGATGAGAGCTTGCAATGTGGCGACTTCCTCGGTGGTCTTGTTGTTGACCAGGGAGGCGAGCGTAAAGCCAATGAGGTTGCCCTGCACACCCAGGGAGTCGGCAATCTGCTTTGCGGTCAGGTTCGAGTCGGCACGCATGGGCTGCGTTGCAGAATCGCTCTTGACAATGGGGTTCTCGTTGTTGAGCAATACCACGCCAGGGCTGGTTGTTGTTGTGGCCTGGTCACCCGTGATGGGCACCCACTGGTTCCATAGGTGCGGCTTGTTCTTGAGCAGGCTCTTGTCTTCGGCTACGGTTCCACCATCTTCGGCCGGGGTAAAGCGGACGATGTCGCCGACTTCGGGCACGTATTCTCCGGCGCCCTGCGAAACATACACGAGCGTGAGTTTGCTTCCGCTGACAGTGTGATCCCTGGAGGTCGGGAGCTTGAGTTCTCCCTGGCTCTTGAACTGCAGCATGTCGTCGCTGAATTTGCCGTCAATGGGTTCGGAAACCGTCAGGTCCAGAATGTGCTTGGTACCGTCGATGGTCTTGCGGGCTCGGGTTACCACAGGGCCGATGCCGTCGGAAATGGGCTCG contains:
- a CDS encoding M23 family metallopeptidase: MKKVEIHVFPDKTTGSKNYRFSFVGLVVAVVCVVLAVVGFFVFSPDRIADNLSNGNALAVYRQNKVIKKEIKQIRESVDESILQAEEIRSLRDSTVYMGGLGFTLEETTNEVLEGPRKSLNEMEKTFHKLIDRLEGDSALAAAIPVIHPFKNGHAVKNRFEMIYDPFTEQELPHRGIDYVAQVGDTVVATGAGTVVEVRSHRGFGLSMKIEHLPKVRTFYAHLGKALVQNGAKVKRGDPIAIIGESGRESSVGLHYEIRLDGVPINPEDYFITK
- a CDS encoding Rne/Rng family ribonuclease; amino-acid sequence: MANKCKRGILISKTPYEKRIAIMEDGELAELVVESVSSTRVLGNIYKGVVQKVLPALKAAFIDIGLEKAGFLHQDDAMDRNELLRREYGDDDDEGGTSKEVSIDEILQEGQEIMVQVVKEPISTKGARLTTHLSFAGRFLVCMPGTNFIGVSKRERDPAKRREFKKVVRRLKARDVGYIVRTNGLNESEFEISKQMRELESKWEQTKYNFENQPAETCIYEESDSIEQTVREYFGDNTDYVYIDNRDEYFALRDYLKVLSPDKLDKVKLWSSSESLFEYFKIENDYARSLQRQVPLPRGGNLVIEQTEALVSIDVNTGPKVHGKDQGKIILETNIDACHEIAKQLRLRDVGGLIIIDFIDMETDADREAVYQEFRKAIRRDKAPISPAPISQFGLMEVTRKRVRVNLMTEKTELCPICHGGGRIPTMESTLGMIDRWMARARAKGHIREITMVVGTQLVDVLCRDMARMFHYLEYKHGMKINLVEDDHAHTNQFWMYNKANEDITEEYNFA
- a CDS encoding haloacid dehalogenase-like hydrolase, which encodes MASSPFEQNIIAMVWDCDKTLISSYMQEPLFRHFNVDGAQFWKEVNGLKAYYGRQGISVNQDTSYLNHILTYVKAGLFKGLNNRLLREFGKELVFYPGLPEFFGEIKKLIEDDPKYKAFDIRLEHYVVSTGFAETIRGSAIAPFVEGIFGCEFIEVPASVGYPQDGDSGHGEISQIACALDNTSKTRYLFEINKGSNKYPDTIDVNSTIAREVRRVPFENMVYVADGPSDVPAFSILNYNGGSTFAVYPAGDVNAFKQVDALRRDGRVQMFGEADYRPAKQSWLWLTEKARAIADSIAAKKQAAIKNSASNPPTHLN